A stretch of Mycobacterium sp. ITM-2016-00316 DNA encodes these proteins:
- a CDS encoding type VII secretion-associated protein, translated as MSATVLVIGPGTVSGPNPVPTEIISAAIDAIDDEHVLVGERPVALDELWARVIAAAAGEPADGLLLVCPGWWSEARVNRIRRAAGEHCEEPVILRRHDTLRSPAASVVEIAPEFVICRGPALPIAVTPRLGATARVAETVAHGVLGAGPVVIDAPVGVAGAAEIAAALAEMLHGHDVQIVDDAAVVAVFGERPLCGPEPRRRMSGWAVSVGLLLAVGMLVGLPRTGEPAERPMTLLTEGRVTVKIPAGWVVRRITDGAGSRRVQAFSPTEEAAAILLTQSVAVPDTARTAEVLEAALALQPPGVFTGLRADDHQGGRAVLSYVETRTDRKIAWAVFLDGHVRIAIGCQQPSSGAEIRQYCDEAIRSAHATP; from the coding sequence GTGAGCGCCACGGTACTGGTCATCGGACCGGGCACGGTCAGCGGTCCGAACCCGGTGCCGACTGAAATCATCTCTGCGGCAATCGATGCCATCGACGACGAGCATGTGCTCGTCGGTGAACGGCCGGTCGCCCTCGACGAGCTGTGGGCGCGGGTCATCGCCGCGGCAGCCGGAGAACCGGCCGACGGACTGCTGCTCGTGTGTCCCGGCTGGTGGAGCGAGGCCCGGGTGAATCGCATCCGGCGCGCCGCGGGTGAGCACTGCGAGGAGCCGGTCATCCTGCGCCGGCACGACACGCTGCGATCACCGGCCGCGAGTGTCGTCGAGATCGCACCGGAGTTCGTGATCTGCCGTGGCCCGGCCCTGCCCATCGCGGTGACACCACGCCTGGGTGCGACGGCCCGGGTCGCCGAAACCGTCGCGCACGGCGTCCTAGGAGCAGGACCGGTGGTGATCGACGCGCCGGTGGGCGTGGCCGGCGCGGCGGAAATCGCGGCCGCCCTCGCCGAGATGCTGCACGGCCACGATGTGCAGATCGTCGACGACGCCGCGGTGGTCGCCGTGTTCGGGGAACGCCCACTGTGCGGGCCGGAGCCGCGCCGGCGCATGTCGGGGTGGGCGGTGTCGGTGGGCCTGCTGCTGGCCGTCGGGATGCTGGTCGGTCTGCCCCGGACGGGCGAGCCCGCCGAGCGGCCCATGACGCTGCTCACCGAGGGCCGCGTCACGGTGAAGATCCCTGCCGGATGGGTGGTCCGCCGGATCACCGACGGCGCGGGTTCGCGACGCGTACAAGCATTTTCGCCGACCGAGGAAGCCGCCGCCATCCTGCTCACGCAATCGGTGGCCGTGCCGGATACGGCTCGCACCGCCGAGGTCCTGGAGGCTGCGCTGGCACTGCAGCCGCCGGGGGTGTTCACCGGATTGCGCGCCGACGACCACCAGGGTGGGCGTGCCGTGCTCAGCTATGTCGAGACGCGCACGGACCGGAAGATCGCCTGGGCGGTCTTTCTCGACGGACACGTGCGGATCGCGATCGGATGCCAACAGCCATCCTCCGGGGCCGAGATCCGGCAGTACTGCGATGAGGCCATCCGGTCGGCACACGCGACACCGTGA
- a CDS encoding WXG100 family type VII secretion target, with product MPALNTDLELMHSVSGQIDARNQEIRAMLGTFIGRMCSVPASVWGGAAAVRFREVVDRWNAESMALHHALERIAETILLNERTLREAADGHSHRIGAVSNQL from the coding sequence ATGCCCGCACTCAACACCGACCTGGAGCTGATGCACTCGGTCTCCGGTCAGATCGATGCCCGCAATCAGGAGATCCGGGCGATGCTCGGCACCTTCATCGGACGCATGTGCAGTGTGCCGGCGTCGGTGTGGGGTGGCGCGGCGGCTGTCCGCTTCCGGGAGGTCGTGGACCGTTGGAATGCCGAGTCGATGGCGCTGCACCACGCGTTGGAGCGCATCGCGGAGACCATTCTGCTCAACGAACGCACGCTGCGCGAGGCCGCCGACGGCCACTCGCACCGTATCGGCGCCGTCAGCAATCAGCTGTAG
- a CDS encoding WXG100 family type VII secretion target: MDMMLTYNFDEIEYTVRQEIHSTSARFNAALEELRAQIAPLQQTWTAEAAEAYRTEQLRWNQSAAALNDILFRLGNAVRDGADDVSATDRRAASAWGR, from the coding sequence ATGGACATGATGTTGACGTACAACTTCGACGAGATCGAGTACACGGTGCGCCAGGAGATCCACAGCACCTCGGCCCGGTTCAATGCGGCGCTGGAGGAGTTGCGGGCACAGATCGCGCCGCTGCAGCAGACCTGGACCGCCGAGGCCGCCGAGGCCTACCGCACCGAACAGCTGCGCTGGAACCAGTCGGCTGCCGCCCTCAACGACATCCTGTTCCGGCTGGGCAACGCGGTACGCGACGGGGCCGACGATGTCTCGGCGACCGACCGCCGCGCCGCCAGCGCCTGGGGTCGCTGA
- a CDS encoding GAF domain-containing protein, with protein MPPAQVRAVHDLFVAGEVDASYLDSVPLRRVVAESWQRSLATGVDPDSMGRTAEAVNALDELRKTHPLAPTLPLIRRLLVEDAVDAGVVVAITAADGTLLWVEGDRLAIRKAEAMNFVPGTDWSENIAGTNAPGTALALDREVQIRGSEHYSRIVHPWNCTAVPVHDPSTGALLGAIDLTGGPRVAAPETLALVRATAVAVENQLALLRLTTPAPSRPEPVASAAPRLSVLGADRPKWQAGSGSATLTGRHADILVLLIRHPEGLSADHLAMLLDDKDLDVVTIRAEMSRLRRVIGNSYIASRPYRLLGPVTSDMGDVLDALAAGDVSAALTAYSGALLPQSVSPAIGRLRTELMTSLRGAVLAGADLGLLRRWLELPDGRDDRRGWTLLHDHAETDPVARAGARGHLAGLDSELG; from the coding sequence GTGCCGCCGGCGCAGGTGCGCGCCGTCCATGACCTCTTCGTCGCCGGTGAGGTCGACGCGTCCTATCTCGATTCGGTGCCGCTGCGCAGGGTCGTCGCCGAGAGTTGGCAGCGCAGTCTGGCCACCGGCGTCGACCCCGACAGCATGGGCCGCACGGCGGAGGCCGTGAACGCGCTCGACGAACTGCGCAAGACCCATCCGCTGGCGCCGACGCTGCCGCTCATCCGTCGCCTGCTCGTCGAAGACGCCGTGGATGCGGGCGTCGTCGTCGCCATCACCGCCGCCGACGGCACCCTGCTCTGGGTCGAGGGCGACCGGCTGGCCATCCGCAAGGCCGAGGCGATGAACTTCGTACCCGGCACCGACTGGAGCGAGAACATCGCGGGGACGAACGCGCCCGGCACCGCCCTCGCTCTGGACCGGGAGGTGCAGATCCGCGGATCCGAGCATTACTCCCGCATCGTGCATCCCTGGAACTGCACCGCGGTACCCGTGCACGACCCGAGCACCGGGGCGCTGCTGGGCGCCATCGACCTCACCGGCGGACCCCGTGTCGCCGCGCCGGAGACCCTGGCGCTGGTGCGGGCCACCGCCGTCGCGGTGGAGAATCAGCTCGCGCTGCTGCGCCTGACCACCCCCGCGCCCAGCCGCCCGGAGCCTGTGGCGAGCGCCGCTCCCCGGCTGTCCGTGCTCGGTGCCGACCGGCCGAAATGGCAGGCCGGCTCCGGTTCCGCCACGCTGACCGGCAGGCATGCCGACATCCTGGTGCTGCTGATCCGTCACCCGGAGGGACTGAGCGCCGACCATCTGGCGATGCTGCTCGATGACAAGGACCTCGACGTGGTGACCATCCGCGCCGAGATGTCCCGATTGCGCCGGGTGATCGGGAACAGCTACATCGCGTCGCGGCCGTACCGGTTGCTCGGTCCGGTGACCAGCGATATGGGCGACGTGCTCGATGCATTGGCGGCCGGTGACGTCTCGGCCGCGCTCACGGCGTACTCCGGTGCGCTGCTCCCGCAGTCGGTGTCCCCGGCGATCGGGCGGCTGCGTACCGAACTGATGACCAGTCTGCGCGGTGCGGTCCTGGCCGGCGCGGATCTCGGCCTGCTGCGGCGCTGGCTGGAACTGCCCGACGGCCGCGATGACCGGCGCGGGTGGACGCTGCTGCACGACCACGCCGAAACCGATCCGGTCGCTCGTGCCGGGGCCCGCGGTCACCTGGCCGGCCTCGATTCCGAACTCGGCTGA
- a CDS encoding alpha/beta hydrolase: MDIDRYAAFLPADRRGRIAAPRQTWMDWRGRRVHIARGGDPNTAKARGILVHGGGGYSGALWPLAGLVAGNRDGIGVEILAPDMPLYGYTDEPDPGRVRYADWIDLLCDIIAAERARDDRPIILFGASMGGMMAYEAAHRTGAADAVLATCLLDLTDPAALAAVSRIKIAGALTGPILRAAGSVLGSVRVPIRLLADMSAMSRDPGLSRLCASDPRGGGVSVPLGFLSSWLNYEHTPPERYRGAPVTLVAPAADTWTPPELSVRFLERIAGPTRVELLENCGHYPIEEPGLTRLEAVGGQVLQAVVT; encoded by the coding sequence ATGGACATCGATCGCTATGCCGCGTTCCTGCCCGCCGACCGTCGAGGCCGCATCGCCGCGCCACGGCAGACCTGGATGGACTGGCGCGGGCGCCGGGTGCACATCGCGCGCGGCGGTGACCCGAACACGGCGAAAGCCCGCGGGATCCTGGTGCACGGCGGCGGCGGGTACTCCGGGGCCCTGTGGCCACTGGCCGGTCTGGTCGCCGGCAACCGGGACGGCATCGGCGTGGAGATCCTGGCGCCGGATATGCCGCTGTACGGGTACACGGACGAACCCGACCCGGGCCGGGTGCGCTACGCCGATTGGATCGACCTGCTGTGCGACATCATCGCCGCCGAACGGGCCCGCGACGACCGGCCGATCATCCTGTTCGGCGCGAGCATGGGCGGGATGATGGCCTACGAGGCGGCGCATCGCACCGGTGCCGCCGATGCGGTGCTGGCGACCTGCCTGCTCGATCTGACCGATCCGGCCGCGCTGGCGGCGGTATCCCGGATCAAGATCGCGGGTGCGCTCACGGGGCCGATCCTGCGGGCCGCCGGGTCGGTGCTCGGCTCGGTGCGCGTGCCCATCCGCCTGCTCGCTGACATGTCGGCGATGAGCCGAGATCCGGGCCTGTCGAGGCTGTGCGCTTCCGACCCGCGCGGTGGCGGGGTCAGTGTGCCGCTGGGTTTCCTGTCGAGCTGGCTGAACTACGAACACACCCCGCCGGAGCGCTATCGCGGCGCACCGGTCACCCTCGTGGCGCCCGCGGCCGACACCTGGACGCCCCCGGAACTCAGCGTGCGGTTTCTCGAGCGGATCGCCGGCCCGACGCGCGTGGAACTGCTGGAGAACTGCGGGCACTATCCGATCGAGGAGCCGGGCCTGACCCGGCTGGAGGCCGTCGGCGGGCAGGTGCTGCAGGCCGTGGTGACGTAA
- the adh gene encoding aldehyde dehydrogenase: MTVYARPGADGALMSFDARYDNFIGGQWVAPTAGRYFENPTPITGQVFCEIARSDESDIELALDAAHAAAPAWGKTSAAERALILNKIADRIEENLESIALAESWDNGKPIRETLNADIPLAVDHFRYFAGCIRAQEGSLSEVDEDTVAYHFHEPLGVVGQIIPWNFPILMAVWKLAPALAAGNAVVLKPAEQTPASILYLVSLIGDLLPAGVLNVVNGFGVEAGKPLASSNRIAKIAFTGETTTGRLIMQYASQNLIPVTLELGGKSPNIFFNDVLAANDAYQDKALEGFTMFALNQGEVCTCPSRSLVQADIYDEFLAMAAIRTKAVRQGDPLDTETMIGAQASNDQLEKILSYIEIGKNEGAQVVTGGERAELGGDLNGGFYVAPTIFTGHNKMRVFQEEIFGPVVAVTSFSDYDEAISIANDTLYGLGAGVWSRNGNTAYRAGRDIKAGRVWTNCYHQYPAHAAFGGYKQSGIGRENHKMMLDHYQQTKNLLVSYSDNAQGFF; this comes from the coding sequence ATGACTGTTTATGCACGTCCGGGCGCCGACGGCGCCCTGATGTCGTTCGACGCGCGATATGACAACTTCATCGGCGGGCAGTGGGTCGCACCGACCGCCGGTCGCTACTTCGAGAACCCCACCCCGATCACCGGGCAGGTGTTCTGTGAGATCGCCCGATCCGACGAGTCCGATATCGAGCTGGCGCTGGACGCCGCGCACGCCGCCGCACCGGCCTGGGGCAAGACCTCGGCCGCCGAGCGTGCGCTGATCCTGAACAAGATCGCCGACCGCATCGAGGAGAACCTCGAGTCCATTGCGCTCGCCGAGTCCTGGGACAACGGCAAGCCGATCCGCGAAACGCTGAACGCCGACATCCCGCTGGCCGTCGACCACTTCCGGTACTTCGCCGGATGCATTCGTGCGCAGGAGGGTTCGCTCTCGGAGGTCGACGAGGACACCGTCGCCTACCACTTCCACGAGCCGCTCGGGGTCGTCGGTCAGATCATCCCGTGGAACTTCCCGATCCTGATGGCGGTGTGGAAGCTGGCACCGGCGCTGGCCGCGGGCAATGCGGTGGTGCTCAAACCGGCCGAGCAGACCCCGGCCTCGATCCTGTACCTGGTGTCGCTGATCGGCGACCTGCTGCCCGCGGGCGTGCTCAACGTGGTCAACGGCTTCGGCGTCGAGGCCGGCAAGCCGCTGGCCTCCAGCAACCGGATCGCCAAGATCGCCTTCACCGGTGAGACCACCACCGGCCGGCTGATCATGCAGTACGCCTCGCAGAACCTGATCCCGGTGACCCTGGAACTCGGTGGCAAGAGCCCGAACATCTTCTTCAACGATGTGCTGGCCGCCAACGACGCCTACCAGGACAAGGCGCTCGAGGGCTTCACCATGTTCGCCCTCAACCAGGGCGAGGTGTGCACCTGCCCGTCGCGCAGCCTGGTGCAGGCCGATATCTACGACGAGTTCCTGGCGATGGCCGCGATCCGCACCAAGGCCGTCCGCCAGGGCGACCCGCTGGACACCGAGACGATGATCGGCGCGCAGGCCTCCAACGATCAGTTGGAGAAGATCCTGTCCTACATCGAGATCGGCAAGAACGAGGGCGCCCAGGTGGTCACCGGCGGTGAGCGTGCAGAGCTCGGCGGCGATCTGAACGGCGGCTTCTACGTCGCACCGACGATCTTCACCGGCCACAACAAGATGCGGGTGTTCCAGGAGGAGATCTTCGGTCCGGTGGTCGCGGTGACCTCGTTCTCCGACTACGACGAGGCCATCAGCATCGCCAACGACACCCTGTACGGCCTGGGTGCCGGGGTGTGGTCGCGCAACGGCAACACCGCCTACCGCGCCGGGCGTGACATCAAGGCCGGCCGGGTGTGGACGAACTGCTACCACCAGTATCCGGCGCACGCCGCGTTCGGTGGGTACAAGCAGTCCGGGATCGGACGCGAGAACCACAAGATGATGCTGGATCACTACCAGCAGACCAAGAACCTGCTCGTCAGCTACAGCGACAACGCGCAGGGATTCTTCTGA
- a CDS encoding DUF779 domain-containing protein, with the protein MDSPAARVLITRAAAGLVVHLQNRNGALMFRQSGGFGVSATLMCHPVGEFSIEDSDVLLGMLDVVSDRQPYGVPVWVSGPQVPVWEHSQLVIDVEPGRGTGFSLEESEGLRFVSLARVVPAHATSMRSAQLP; encoded by the coding sequence ATGGACTCCCCGGCAGCCCGGGTGTTGATCACCCGGGCTGCTGCAGGGCTGGTGGTACATCTTCAGAACCGGAACGGCGCGTTGATGTTTCGCCAGTCCGGCGGCTTCGGTGTGAGCGCCACGCTCATGTGTCACCCCGTCGGCGAATTCTCGATCGAGGACAGCGATGTCCTGCTCGGCATGCTCGACGTCGTGTCGGATCGCCAGCCATACGGCGTTCCGGTGTGGGTCTCTGGCCCACAGGTGCCGGTGTGGGAGCACAGTCAATTGGTGATCGATGTGGAACCCGGCCGCGGTACCGGTTTCAGCCTCGAGGAATCAGAAGGTTTGCGTTTCGTATCGCTGGCCCGGGTGGTCCCGGCGCATGCCACATCGATGCGGTCCGCCCAGCTACCGTAG
- the glpK gene encoding glycerol kinase GlpK, giving the protein MIFDHAGAEVGRHQLEHEQIMPQPGWVEHNPVEIWERTASVLTSVLNNTNLQPEDLAALGITNQRETTLVWNRKTGRPYYNAIVWQDTRTDRIATALDRDGRGDVIRRKAGLPPATYFSGGKIQWILENVAGVREAAESGDAIFGNSDSWVVWNLTGGTRGGVHVTDVTNASRTMLMNLETLDWDDELLSFFGIPRQMLPEIRPSSSPEPYGVTLSAGPMGGEVPVTGILGDQQAAMVGQVCLKAGEAKNTYGTGNFLLLNTGEKIVRSTNGLLTTVCYQFGDAKPVYALEGSIAVTGSAVQWLRDQLGIISGAAQSESLAKQVEDNGGVYFVPAFSGLFAPYWRSDARGAIVGLSRFNTNAHVARATLEAICYQSRDVVDAMEADSGVHLEVLKVDGGITANSLCMQIQADVIGVDVVKPVVAETTALGAAYAAGLAVGFWANPDDLRANWQEGQRWSPQWSEEQRSSGYAGWQKAVQRTLDWVDVS; this is encoded by the coding sequence ATGATCTTCGATCATGCCGGTGCCGAAGTGGGCCGTCACCAGCTCGAACACGAACAGATCATGCCGCAGCCCGGCTGGGTGGAGCACAACCCGGTGGAGATCTGGGAACGCACCGCCTCGGTGCTGACCTCCGTGCTGAACAACACCAACCTGCAGCCCGAAGACCTTGCCGCGCTGGGAATCACCAATCAGCGTGAGACCACCCTGGTGTGGAACCGCAAGACCGGGCGTCCGTACTACAACGCAATCGTCTGGCAGGACACCCGCACCGACCGGATCGCCACGGCGCTGGACCGGGACGGGCGCGGTGATGTGATCCGGCGCAAGGCCGGCCTGCCGCCCGCCACCTACTTCTCCGGCGGAAAGATCCAGTGGATCCTGGAGAACGTCGCCGGGGTGCGCGAAGCCGCGGAGAGCGGTGACGCGATCTTCGGCAACAGCGACAGCTGGGTGGTGTGGAATCTGACCGGCGGGACACGCGGCGGGGTGCACGTCACCGATGTCACCAATGCCAGCCGCACCATGCTGATGAATCTGGAAACCCTGGACTGGGACGATGAGTTGTTGTCGTTCTTCGGAATTCCGCGCCAGATGCTGCCGGAGATCCGGCCGTCGTCCTCACCGGAGCCTTACGGGGTGACGCTGAGCGCCGGCCCCATGGGCGGCGAGGTCCCGGTGACGGGGATTCTGGGTGATCAGCAGGCCGCGATGGTGGGCCAGGTGTGTCTGAAGGCGGGCGAAGCCAAGAACACTTACGGCACAGGTAATTTCCTGCTGCTGAACACCGGTGAGAAGATCGTCCGGTCCACCAACGGCCTGTTGACGACGGTGTGTTACCAGTTCGGGGACGCGAAACCGGTGTATGCGCTGGAGGGTTCCATCGCGGTGACGGGCTCGGCGGTGCAGTGGTTGCGAGATCAGCTGGGCATCATCAGTGGTGCCGCGCAGAGCGAGTCGCTGGCCAAGCAGGTCGAGGACAACGGCGGGGTCTACTTCGTGCCCGCATTCTCCGGGCTGTTCGCGCCGTACTGGCGTTCGGATGCCCGTGGCGCGATCGTCGGGTTGAGCCGTTTCAACACCAATGCCCACGTGGCGCGGGCGACGCTGGAGGCGATCTGCTACCAGAGCCGTGACGTGGTGGACGCGATGGAGGCCGATTCCGGTGTGCACCTTGAGGTTCTGAAGGTCGACGGCGGTATCACGGCGAACAGCCTGTGTATGCAGATCCAGGCCGATGTGATCGGCGTGGACGTGGTGAAGCCGGTCGTCGCCGAGACCACGGCGCTGGGTGCGGCGTATGCGGCCGGGCTGGCCGTCGGCTTCTGGGCGAACCCGGACGACCTGCGTGCCAACTGGCAGGAAGGTCAGCGCTGGAGCCCGCAATGGTCGGAGGAACAGCGCAGCTCCGGTTATGCCGGCTGGCAGAAGGCCGTCCAGCGCACGCTGGACTGGGTGGACGTTTCCTGA
- a CDS encoding 5'-methylthioadenosine/adenosylhomocysteine nucleosidase, giving the protein MPIGVICAIPQELTHLLDQLDVERRVQIAGTEFACGLIDDVPVVLVGAGMGKVNAALVTSLLVDRFGCSSVLFSGVAGGLDPGLAIGDIVIADRVVQIDAGTIAGERLSVYQAGHVESINPTAELGYSVDPVLMERVRLTFSGFALPGAARLVYGLVLTGDQYLHCEVTRQRLYREHGGRAIEMEGGAVAQVCERFSVPWLIVRALSDLAGSDALQDFAAFAEQVAGSSAAVVRRLLPQLHR; this is encoded by the coding sequence GTGCCGATCGGTGTCATCTGCGCGATACCCCAAGAGCTGACGCATCTTCTCGATCAGCTCGACGTCGAGCGCCGGGTCCAGATCGCCGGCACCGAGTTCGCCTGCGGGCTGATCGACGATGTACCGGTGGTGCTTGTCGGAGCAGGTATGGGAAAGGTGAACGCCGCGCTGGTCACCTCGTTGTTGGTGGACCGCTTCGGCTGCTCGTCGGTGTTGTTCTCCGGCGTCGCGGGCGGCTTGGATCCGGGACTGGCGATCGGTGACATCGTGATCGCCGACCGGGTGGTGCAGATCGACGCGGGCACGATCGCCGGTGAGAGGCTGTCGGTGTATCAGGCCGGCCATGTCGAGTCGATCAATCCCACCGCAGAACTCGGGTACTCGGTGGACCCGGTGTTGATGGAGCGCGTGCGGTTGACCTTCTCCGGATTCGCATTACCGGGGGCCGCACGGCTGGTGTACGGGTTGGTGCTCACCGGGGACCAGTACCTGCACTGCGAGGTGACCAGGCAGCGTCTCTACCGCGAACACGGCGGTCGTGCCATCGAGATGGAAGGTGGTGCGGTCGCGCAGGTGTGCGAGCGTTTCTCGGTGCCGTGGTTGATCGTGCGGGCGCTGTCCGATCTGGCCGGAAGCGACGCACTGCAGGACTTCGCCGCCTTCGCCGAGCAGGTCGCCGGATCGTCGGCCGCGGTGGTGCGCCGGTTGTTGCCCCAGCTGCATCGATGA
- a CDS encoding heme-binding protein, producing the protein MTSLPLTKAQAIVDAAIVKAGEIGQPMNIAVVDDGGHLVAFARMDGAIKASIDISTRKARTSILMNAPTSALMGLVQPGAELYGLEQLSGGLVIFGGGLLLEQDGVVVGAIGVSAGSVEQDIAVAEAGVAAL; encoded by the coding sequence ATGACATCGCTCCCCCTGACCAAGGCGCAGGCCATCGTCGATGCCGCGATCGTCAAGGCCGGTGAGATCGGCCAGCCGATGAACATCGCCGTGGTCGACGACGGCGGGCATCTGGTGGCGTTCGCCCGAATGGACGGGGCGATCAAGGCCAGCATCGATATCTCGACACGCAAGGCGCGGACGTCGATCCTGATGAACGCACCCACGAGCGCATTGATGGGGCTGGTCCAGCCCGGCGCCGAACTCTATGGCCTAGAACAACTCTCCGGAGGGTTGGTCATCTTCGGCGGCGGACTGCTGCTGGAGCAGGACGGCGTGGTGGTCGGCGCCATCGGGGTCAGTGCAGGCAGCGTCGAGCAGGATATCGCGGTGGCCGAGGCGGGCGTCGCGGCGCTGTAG
- a CDS encoding MIP/aquaporin family protein: MSNIDIFVWEFIGTAILCLIGNGAVAAVVLKNSFSHGGGGDWVVIVLGWGFAVFTAASIASPSGAHINPAVTLAVAMSGDIAWSTVPVYWAAQLSGGFIGAVLGWAAFKLQYDNNDDNSGTRGIFCTSPAIRGIPWNLVTEVIATFVLIFWIMTNPDINSGLGYGAVTFVIMAIGFGLGGPTGYAINPARDLGPRLAYAILPIKGKADAGWGYAWVPIVGPLLGSAAAAGLALALI, from the coding sequence GTGTCGAACATCGACATCTTCGTCTGGGAGTTCATCGGGACGGCGATTCTCTGCCTCATCGGAAACGGGGCGGTCGCGGCCGTCGTGCTGAAGAACTCGTTCTCGCACGGTGGTGGCGGTGATTGGGTGGTCATCGTGCTCGGCTGGGGCTTCGCGGTGTTCACCGCGGCCAGCATTGCCAGCCCCTCCGGTGCGCACATCAATCCCGCGGTCACCCTCGCGGTCGCCATGTCGGGTGACATCGCATGGTCGACGGTGCCGGTCTACTGGGCCGCGCAGCTGTCCGGTGGATTCATCGGCGCGGTACTCGGTTGGGCCGCCTTCAAACTCCAGTACGACAACAACGACGACAACAGCGGGACCCGCGGCATCTTCTGCACTTCCCCGGCCATCCGTGGGATCCCGTGGAACCTCGTCACCGAGGTCATCGCGACGTTCGTGCTGATCTTCTGGATCATGACCAACCCGGACATCAACAGCGGCCTGGGGTACGGGGCGGTGACCTTCGTGATCATGGCGATCGGATTCGGTCTCGGTGGCCCGACCGGCTATGCGATCAACCCGGCCCGCGACCTGGGCCCCCGGCTGGCCTACGCGATCCTGCCGATCAAGGGCAAAGCCGACGCCGGGTGGGGTTACGCCTGGGTGCCGATCGTCGGACCGCTTCTCGGCTCCGCTGCCGCCGCCGGCTTGGCGCTCGCACTCATCTAG
- a CDS encoding cob(I)yrinic acid a,c-diamide adenosyltransferase: MAVHLTRIYTRTGDAGTTALGDMSRVPKADARVGAYADCDETNAVIGVAIACGGASERTRTVLQHIQNDLFDVGADLCTPIVDDPEYPPLRVTDEQVSRLESWCDEFNADLPKLASFILPGGSTASAYLHQARTVARRAERSGWILAGSAPVNECALRYLNRLSDLLFILARVENPGGDVLWRPGGDRG; the protein is encoded by the coding sequence ATGGCAGTGCATTTGACACGCATCTACACCAGAACCGGTGATGCCGGCACCACCGCGCTCGGCGACATGTCACGAGTGCCCAAGGCCGATGCGCGTGTCGGCGCCTACGCCGACTGTGACGAGACGAACGCCGTCATCGGGGTCGCCATCGCCTGCGGCGGCGCAAGCGAGCGCACGCGCACAGTACTGCAACACATCCAGAACGATCTGTTCGATGTGGGTGCGGATCTGTGCACCCCCATCGTCGACGACCCGGAGTACCCTCCGCTGCGGGTCACCGACGAGCAGGTGAGTCGCCTGGAATCGTGGTGCGACGAATTCAATGCGGACCTGCCCAAGCTCGCCAGCTTCATCCTGCCGGGAGGCAGCACGGCGTCGGCGTACCTGCATCAGGCCCGCACGGTGGCTCGGCGCGCCGAGCGTAGCGGGTGGATTCTGGCCGGGTCCGCTCCGGTCAACGAGTGCGCGTTGCGCTATCTGAACAGGCTCTCGGATCTGCTCTTCATTCTGGCCAGGGTCGAGAATCCGGGAGGGGATGTGCTGTGGCGTCCCGGCGGCGATCGTGGTTGA